A single genomic interval of Fibrobacter sp. UWB4 harbors:
- a CDS encoding GIY-YIG nuclease family protein: protein MPNSYYTYIMTNQSNTTLYIGVTNNIERRALEHIEGFGAAFTSKYKINKLVYFERYTEVLDAIKREKQLKGWKREKKVMLINQMNPEWNNLMQE from the coding sequence ATGCCAAATAGTTATTACACATACATAATGACAAATCAAAGTAATACTACTTTATATATTGGTGTAACGAATAATATTGAACGTCGTGCGTTAGAACATATTGAAGGATTTGGAGCGGCATTTACATCTAAATATAAAATCAATAAACTTGTTTATTTTGAACGATATACAGAAGTTTTGGATGCTATTAAGCGAGAAAAACAATTAAAAGGATGGAAACGAGAAAAAAAGGTAATGCTTATAAATCAGATGAATCCTGAATGGAATAACTTGATGCAGGAATAG
- a CDS encoding FdtA/QdtA family cupin domain-containing protein, with product MEWNEEQLKEPRLIDIPIAHDQRGNLSVVEGGELIPFDIKRVYYLYDVPGGTTRGGHAHRKLRQLIIAASGSFDVILDDGKTRSKYSLNRSYHGLYIPTMHWREIENFSSGAVCMVLASEHYDESDYIYEYEDFVKEVNRD from the coding sequence ATGGAATGGAACGAAGAACAGCTTAAAGAACCGCGTTTAATTGATATCCCTATCGCTCACGACCAGCGAGGCAACTTGAGTGTTGTCGAAGGCGGCGAACTCATCCCGTTTGATATCAAGCGCGTGTACTACCTGTACGACGTCCCGGGCGGAACGACCCGCGGTGGCCATGCCCATCGCAAGCTACGTCAGCTGATCATTGCGGCAAGCGGTAGCTTTGACGTGATTCTGGACGACGGCAAGACGCGTTCCAAATATTCCCTGAACCGTTCCTACCACGGGCTTTACATCCCGACAATGCACTGGCGCGAAATCGAAAACTTCTCTTCGGGCGCCGTCTGCATGGTGCTCGCCTCCGAGCATTACGATGAATCCGATTACATCTACGAGTATGAGGATTTTGTTAAAGAAGTAAATAGGGATTAG
- a CDS encoding RNA methyltransferase: MRKFRIVLVEPEHPHNVGFVARAMHCYALPELYIVYPKRDKVLDKSYHTAANSHDILDNAKVVHKFEDAIGDCSCAVAYSRRIFASSIKHTMVQNLSDMLPEDGTIALVFGRESCGLALEEVNACTYQCEIPVPGLMSLNLGQAVSISLYELCRSGALANGEGRAKRTTRGVAETGPATIQQIDGFKKFLDRYLTGQYHDQAWRDSFLNTLLQRLHPTRNELSALFGLLRNLAGKPARLEHAAEKAAKQASQNAEQDETQKADCSQKSE, encoded by the coding sequence ATGCGTAAATTTAGAATTGTTTTAGTTGAACCGGAACACCCGCACAATGTGGGGTTTGTCGCACGTGCCATGCATTGCTATGCATTGCCGGAACTTTATATTGTCTATCCGAAGCGCGACAAAGTCTTGGACAAATCTTACCATACGGCGGCCAATAGCCATGACATTCTGGATAACGCAAAGGTTGTCCACAAGTTCGAAGATGCCATTGGCGATTGCTCTTGCGCTGTCGCTTACAGCCGCCGCATTTTTGCAAGTTCCATCAAGCATACGATGGTGCAGAACTTGTCTGACATGCTCCCCGAAGATGGAACGATTGCTCTCGTGTTCGGTCGTGAATCTTGCGGGCTTGCGCTTGAAGAAGTGAACGCTTGCACGTACCAGTGCGAAATTCCGGTGCCGGGACTTATGAGCTTGAATCTTGGACAAGCGGTCTCGATTAGCTTGTACGAACTTTGCCGTTCCGGGGCACTCGCGAACGGCGAGGGCCGCGCGAAGCGCACAACGCGAGGCGTTGCCGAAACGGGTCCTGCAACTATTCAGCAGATTGATGGCTTCAAGAAGTTCCTTGACCGTTATTTGACGGGCCAGTATCACGATCAGGCTTGGCGCGATAGCTTCCTCAACACGCTCTTGCAGCGCTTGCACCCGACGCGTAACGAACTCTCGGCGCTGTTCGGACTTTTGCGCAATTTGGCTGGCAAGCCCGCTCGCTTGGAACATGCCGCCGAAAAGGCTGCAAAGCAGGCATCGCAGAATGCTGAACAGGATGAAACTCAAAAGGCGGACTGCTCGCAGAAATCCGAGTAG
- a CDS encoding UDP-3-O-(3-hydroxymyristoyl)glucosamine N-acyltransferase, producing MFSVSLSEVFETMNLKMPSNEGVLNFKLTGFSSLDQAGPHDVSFWTGDAKTETGLAGNAGGVSASAFAGVTAGLLFVPSLYEKYCVDGRSELLPNVHFVCPVENPYHAMVTFMKEFVERREVFEETKIAASAQVHASAVVEGVVGENAIVGPNCVVMKGATIGAGTILEANVTVYPRVTIGEDCVFQAGVVVGPRGFGFYEYEGKRRMVPHLAGVRIGNRCSFSANDVVAAGFVSPTVIGDDCHFDTFVQVAHNCRLGNNIMMASQSGVAGSVIMEDDVEFAGGVQSAGHLTIGKGVKVAAKAGVTKSLKAGKVYAGYPAEEIDVWRRSVVKLRMMGKR from the coding sequence ATGTTTTCAGTTTCTTTATCTGAAGTTTTTGAAACGATGAATCTTAAAATGCCTTCGAATGAGGGCGTTTTAAATTTTAAACTGACTGGATTTTCATCGCTCGATCAGGCGGGGCCGCACGATGTCTCGTTCTGGACGGGCGATGCCAAAACGGAAACAGGACTTGCAGGGAATGCCGGTGGCGTGAGCGCGAGTGCTTTTGCCGGCGTTACGGCGGGCCTCCTTTTTGTGCCGAGTTTATACGAAAAGTATTGCGTGGATGGGCGCTCAGAACTTTTGCCGAATGTGCATTTTGTATGCCCGGTCGAAAATCCATACCATGCAATGGTGACGTTCATGAAGGAATTTGTAGAACGTCGCGAAGTTTTTGAAGAAACGAAAATTGCAGCTTCTGCACAAGTTCATGCTTCGGCGGTTGTTGAAGGCGTGGTGGGCGAGAACGCTATCGTCGGTCCGAATTGCGTGGTGATGAAAGGCGCTACGATTGGCGCTGGCACAATTCTAGAAGCAAATGTGACGGTTTACCCGCGTGTGACGATTGGCGAAGATTGCGTGTTCCAGGCGGGCGTTGTCGTGGGTCCTCGCGGTTTTGGATTTTACGAGTACGAGGGCAAGCGTCGTATGGTGCCGCATTTGGCGGGAGTCCGCATCGGGAACCGCTGTAGCTTTAGCGCAAATGACGTGGTTGCTGCGGGCTTTGTCTCTCCGACGGTGATTGGCGATGATTGCCATTTCGATACGTTCGTACAAGTGGCGCATAATTGCCGCCTTGGAAACAACATCATGATGGCTTCGCAGTCTGGCGTGGCGGGTTCCGTGATTATGGAAGATGACGTGGAATTTGCGGGCGGTGTGCAGTCGGCGGGGCATTTGACGATTGGCAAGGGCGTGAAAGTCGCTGCCAAGGCGGGCGTTACCAAGAGCCTCAAGGCGGGCAAGGTTTACGCTGGCTATCCGGCCGAAGAAATTGACGTCTGGCGCCGTTCCGTCGTGAAACTCCGAATGATGGGAAAGCGGTAG
- a CDS encoding gamma carbonic anhydrase family protein, whose translation MSSLIRYKGKTPQVGERVFLAEGACLVGDVCIGDDSSVFYNAVLRGDLAQIKVGKRSNIQDNVTVHVSTGVGVNIGDEVTVGHGAVLHGCTIDDNVLVGMGAIVMDGAHIKKNCIIGAGALVTSAKEFPEGSLVMGSPAHVVRALTTDEIKNVKIGVEHYLDAKDELLKDV comes from the coding sequence ATGAGTTCTTTAATCCGTTATAAAGGTAAAACTCCACAGGTTGGTGAAAGAGTATTTTTAGCCGAAGGTGCATGCCTTGTGGGCGATGTTTGCATCGGTGATGATTCGTCGGTGTTCTACAATGCCGTTTTGCGTGGCGATCTGGCTCAAATCAAAGTTGGCAAGAGATCGAATATTCAGGACAATGTGACTGTTCATGTTTCAACGGGTGTTGGCGTGAACATTGGCGACGAAGTGACTGTTGGTCATGGGGCTGTACTCCATGGATGCACGATTGATGACAATGTTCTCGTTGGCATGGGGGCTATTGTCATGGATGGGGCTCATATCAAAAAAAATTGTATTATCGGTGCTGGCGCGCTAGTGACTTCTGCAAAGGAGTTCCCTGAAGGTTCACTTGTGATGGGATCTCCGGCGCATGTCGTTAGGGCGTTGACTACAGATGAAATAAAGAATGTAAAGATTGGCGTAGAACACTACTTGGACGCAAAGGATGAACTTTTAAAAGATGTATAA
- the fabZ gene encoding 3-hydroxyacyl-ACP dehydratase FabZ → MLYNEEQVHALLPQKAPFAFVDEIQEITEGDQPSIVAVWHVTGKEKFFDGHFPNNPVLPGVIQIESMAQAATLLTMIAKKADVEGKRPAFMGVENCRFRAPVIPPQDLTLKATLVMARHGIYKYTGEIWQGETLICNASFSAAMV, encoded by the coding sequence ATGCTTTACAATGAAGAACAAGTTCATGCCCTCCTCCCTCAGAAGGCTCCGTTTGCTTTCGTGGACGAAATTCAGGAAATCACCGAAGGTGACCAGCCGTCTATCGTTGCTGTTTGGCACGTGACGGGCAAGGAAAAGTTCTTTGACGGTCACTTCCCGAACAATCCGGTGCTCCCGGGCGTGATCCAGATCGAATCCATGGCTCAGGCCGCAACGCTCTTGACAATGATTGCTAAGAAGGCCGATGTCGAAGGCAAGCGCCCGGCATTCATGGGTGTCGAAAACTGCCGCTTCCGCGCTCCGGTGATTCCGCCGCAGGACTTGACGCTCAAGGCTACGCTCGTGATGGCTCGCCATGGCATCTACAAGTACACTGGCGAAATCTGGCAGGGCGAAACGCTTATCTGCAACGCCTCCTTTAGCGCTGCAATGGTCTAA
- a CDS encoding zinc ribbon domain-containing protein — protein MKTQEILKNIREKHNLTQDQMAERIHVTRQAISRWETGETQPNTEMLKVLSKEFNVSINTLLGAPRQLFCQCCGMPLGDDAMISRETDGSFNEDYCKWCYDGGKFAYTSKDTLLDFLLSHMPNPDNTPDAERRKFFDSHLSQLKHWR, from the coding sequence ATGAAGACCCAGGAGATTTTGAAGAACATCCGCGAAAAGCACAACCTTACGCAAGACCAAATGGCAGAACGCATTCACGTGACACGCCAGGCCATTAGCCGCTGGGAAACCGGAGAAACTCAGCCAAACACAGAAATGCTCAAAGTGCTTTCAAAGGAATTCAACGTTTCCATCAACACGCTGCTCGGCGCTCCGCGCCAGCTCTTTTGCCAGTGCTGCGGCATGCCGCTCGGTGACGATGCCATGATCAGCCGCGAAACGGACGGCTCTTTCAACGAAGATTACTGCAAGTGGTGCTATGACGGTGGCAAGTTTGCCTACACAAGCAAAGACACATTGCTTGACTTTTTGCTTTCGCACATGCCAAATCCCGACAACACGCCCGATGCAGAAAGACGCAAGTTCTTTGATTCGCACCTCTCGCAACTGAAGCACTGGAGATAA
- a CDS encoding GNAT family N-acetyltransferase, translated as MYEILPYSHELEQRWDRFVMENSMNGTFLQTRKFLNYHPEGRFKDASFFVEKSGIIVAVVPGCNVDGKFVSHQGSTFGGPVISKDFYSGNKILEIIKTIDDHIAQNFKSVKLKPTSQIFATMPTDMLDYALEHAGYCRHTELSCYTPLAQDVDPLEACKRECRHNFRQAEKLNLTYGEIPDSEMETFYDFLVLSKARHNTTPVHSLAELHDLKRRFPKEILFRGVWQNGEYLSGMMIFYFKQVKVFHFQYLAPDDSKRETNATTALFVNAMREAAQAGCEKFSWGISTEDGGAYLNENLYRFKESFGALPCVNARYEK; from the coding sequence ATGTACGAAATATTGCCCTACAGTCACGAACTGGAACAGCGCTGGGATCGCTTTGTCATGGAAAATTCCATGAACGGAACGTTTTTGCAGACGCGCAAGTTCTTGAACTACCATCCAGAAGGTCGGTTCAAGGACGCTTCGTTCTTTGTCGAAAAGAGCGGTATCATCGTGGCTGTCGTTCCTGGCTGTAATGTCGATGGCAAATTCGTATCGCATCAGGGGTCCACTTTCGGTGGCCCCGTTATCTCCAAAGATTTTTATTCGGGCAACAAGATTCTTGAAATCATCAAGACGATTGATGATCACATTGCCCAAAATTTCAAAAGCGTAAAGCTAAAACCGACGTCGCAGATTTTTGCAACGATGCCGACGGATATGCTGGATTACGCTTTGGAACATGCGGGTTACTGCCGCCATACGGAACTCAGCTGCTATACGCCGCTTGCTCAAGATGTTGATCCGCTTGAAGCCTGCAAGCGTGAATGTCGCCATAACTTTAGACAAGCTGAAAAATTGAATTTGACCTACGGCGAGATTCCCGATAGCGAAATGGAAACATTTTACGATTTCCTGGTGCTTTCTAAGGCTCGCCACAACACGACGCCCGTCCATTCCTTAGCTGAACTGCACGACCTTAAACGGAGATTTCCAAAAGAAATTTTATTCCGTGGTGTTTGGCAGAACGGCGAATACCTTTCGGGAATGATGATTTTCTATTTCAAACAGGTAAAGGTTTTCCATTTCCAGTACCTTGCTCCCGATGATTCTAAACGCGAAACGAACGCTACAACGGCGCTGTTTGTGAATGCCATGCGAGAAGCCGCTCAAGCGGGCTGCGAAAAATTCTCTTGGGGAATTTCGACTGAAGATGGCGGCGCGTATTTAAACGAGAATCTCTATCGTTTTAAAGAGTCGTTCGGCGCACTTCCTTGCGTGAACGCGAGATACGAGAAATGA
- a CDS encoding sugar phosphate nucleotidyltransferase gives MTRADDKLNVLILAAGLGTRLRPLTSEIPKPLVRIYDKSILEIQMERAKSLGDVRLHANAHYLADQIVSEGKRLGFEKVWVETPEILGTAGPLRRIYAAGYRGGLLIMNGDAYCNFDLGAFVRNARNRCEVALLAVDFPKVNTFRVGADGCLAGVAGRFGSEEGFAATFSGISWYSDEALSRIRDGEFDIREFWKQEIAAGCAPFVDMSQLHATWIDMGSPEGLMAAVEARLVECGRNKNEAVVEPGVVIPDGVKIAHSVIFKGAEIQPGETIENEIRGKGFKWVVSGQ, from the coding sequence ATGACGCGAGCTGACGATAAATTGAACGTGTTGATTTTAGCGGCTGGGCTTGGCACAAGGCTGAGACCTTTGACGTCGGAAATCCCGAAGCCGTTGGTTCGCATTTATGACAAGAGCATTCTCGAAATCCAAATGGAGCGGGCGAAGTCGCTTGGCGATGTCCGCTTGCACGCGAATGCGCATTACCTGGCTGACCAGATTGTAAGTGAGGGCAAACGCCTTGGCTTTGAAAAAGTTTGGGTCGAAACGCCTGAAATCCTCGGAACTGCTGGCCCCTTGCGCCGGATTTATGCGGCGGGGTATCGCGGTGGTCTCTTGATTATGAATGGCGACGCGTACTGCAATTTTGACTTGGGTGCGTTTGTGCGGAATGCACGAAACCGCTGTGAGGTGGCTCTCCTGGCGGTCGATTTCCCGAAGGTAAACACGTTCCGCGTGGGTGCGGATGGTTGCCTTGCGGGCGTTGCAGGCCGCTTTGGCTCGGAAGAAGGCTTTGCCGCAACGTTCTCTGGAATTTCGTGGTACAGCGATGAAGCTTTGTCTCGGATTCGCGACGGCGAATTCGATATCCGTGAATTCTGGAAGCAAGAGATTGCTGCGGGGTGTGCTCCGTTTGTCGATATGAGTCAACTGCATGCCACGTGGATTGACATGGGTTCGCCCGAAGGTCTTATGGCTGCAGTGGAAGCGCGCTTGGTGGAATGTGGCCGCAACAAGAATGAAGCGGTTGTGGAACCCGGCGTTGTCATTCCTGACGGTGTGAAAATTGCTCATTCTGTGATTTTTAAAGGTGCCGAAATTCAACCTGGCGAGACCATCGAAAACGAAATCCGCGGAAAAGGATTTAAGTGGGTAGTCAGTGGTCAATAG
- a CDS encoding diacylglycerol kinase family protein — translation MYKFFFLINPVSGGGQGKVIHKFLPEIMESMDFKSDEWKSEFTRKDGLNEQVLKALSSTETLVAVGGDGTVSSVLSIMLTSEDADRVQIGLIPLGTGNDLARVLGLYKPFADKGLLYLVRRLLMAKARPFDIWTVNGKYALANYFSAGIDARIAHDFNQDRAMGVISSNSVIANKLHYVKRFFADRAYHLKSGWLSMVENTPELVENVDLTGHTTVIVGNIPSFASGANPFFKSDMADGYLEVVCVPNMLNFLLAIAVGNIPVVGYILKKHLLKSRKVRSLTLDLADNEYIQLDGEDLSGKVGRRVTIQFACQVHMLTLEE, via the coding sequence ATGTATAAGTTCTTTTTCCTCATTAATCCGGTGAGTGGAGGTGGACAAGGTAAGGTAATCCATAAGTTTCTTCCTGAAATTATGGAGTCGATGGATTTTAAATCTGACGAGTGGAAGTCGGAATTTACGCGCAAGGATGGCTTGAACGAACAAGTCCTGAAGGCGCTTTCTTCGACGGAAACGCTTGTTGCTGTTGGTGGCGATGGAACGGTTTCTTCGGTGCTTTCCATTATGCTGACCTCGGAAGATGCCGACAGAGTCCAGATTGGGCTTATCCCGCTTGGTACTGGCAACGACCTTGCTCGCGTACTTGGGCTTTACAAGCCTTTTGCGGACAAGGGACTTTTGTATCTGGTGCGCAGGCTCCTGATGGCGAAGGCTAGACCTTTTGATATCTGGACGGTGAATGGCAAGTACGCGCTTGCAAATTATTTCTCGGCGGGTATTGATGCTCGTATTGCTCATGATTTTAACCAAGACCGGGCAATGGGTGTCATTTCTTCGAATTCTGTTATTGCGAACAAGCTGCATTATGTTAAGCGCTTTTTTGCGGATAGGGCATACCATCTGAAAAGTGGATGGCTGTCGATGGTTGAAAATACGCCTGAGCTTGTTGAAAATGTGGATTTGACGGGGCATACGACGGTCATTGTCGGGAACATCCCGAGCTTTGCCAGTGGTGCCAATCCGTTCTTCAAGTCCGACATGGCGGATGGCTATTTGGAAGTCGTCTGTGTGCCGAATATGCTGAATTTCTTGCTTGCAATCGCTGTCGGGAATATTCCTGTTGTTGGCTATATTCTCAAAAAGCACCTGCTCAAGTCGCGCAAGGTTCGTTCGCTGACGCTTGACCTCGCCGATAACGAATACATCCAGCTCGATGGGGAAGATTTGAGTGGCAAGGTGGGGCGTCGCGTTACCATTCAGTTTGCATGTCAAGTTCACATGCTCACGCTAGAGGAATAA
- a CDS encoding UDP-3-O-acyl-N-acetylglucosamine deacetylase encodes MKKDSRKSPREWEFSSASLSYGKANVKIELQEYNPQLEPRVEWRVGGRSFYSTDCVKCFTDLKFSVARTAIYESGEGAHALKLASPEHLAPVFLMWPSRRFVVDVACNEESDKGCVAEVPLMDGSALPFFSEFRRNVGAPEELAFYDVPLHDEWDLFRTDVDVAQAQKPYGSVKITPSEAFEVEYILERNENGRVFKSAANVSIYSAEDLYNVFVARTFILKNEFDEARKAGLLGGVDESCGLLLDNSPEASAPAFRVADEPARHKILDLLGDLCFAKPALPKVRLEIINGGHLSHRTILEKVLPYALQ; translated from the coding sequence ATGAAAAAAGATTCTCGTAAAAGCCCGCGTGAGTGGGAATTTAGTTCTGCGTCTTTGTCTTACGGCAAGGCGAACGTTAAAATTGAACTCCAGGAGTACAATCCGCAACTGGAGCCTCGCGTCGAATGGCGCGTGGGCGGTCGTTCTTTTTACAGCACCGATTGCGTGAAGTGCTTCACGGATTTGAAGTTCAGCGTGGCCCGTACTGCAATTTATGAATCGGGCGAAGGCGCTCATGCATTGAAGCTTGCGTCTCCGGAACACCTTGCACCTGTATTCTTGATGTGGCCGTCTCGCCGCTTTGTGGTGGATGTCGCCTGCAACGAAGAAAGTGATAAGGGTTGTGTTGCTGAAGTCCCGCTGATGGATGGCAGTGCGCTCCCGTTCTTTAGCGAATTTCGCAGAAATGTGGGTGCGCCCGAAGAACTCGCTTTTTACGACGTTCCCTTGCACGATGAATGGGACTTGTTCCGCACGGATGTTGATGTTGCACAAGCACAAAAGCCTTACGGTTCCGTGAAAATCACGCCGAGCGAAGCGTTCGAGGTGGAATACATCTTGGAACGAAACGAAAACGGTCGCGTCTTTAAGTCGGCGGCGAATGTTTCCATTTACTCGGCAGAAGACTTGTACAATGTCTTTGTGGCGAGAACTTTTATTTTGAAAAACGAATTTGACGAAGCCCGCAAGGCAGGTTTGCTTGGCGGGGTGGATGAATCCTGTGGGCTCTTGCTCGACAATTCTCCGGAAGCTTCGGCTCCCGCGTTTAGAGTTGCCGATGAACCCGCTCGTCATAAAATCCTCGACCTGTTGGGAGACCTTTGCTTTGCAAAGCCCGCACTCCCGAAAGTTCGTCTGGAAATCATCAACGGTGGTCACTTGAGCCACAGAACAATCTTAGAAAAGGTGTTGCCCTATGCTTTACAATGA
- a CDS encoding aldehyde dehydrogenase family protein: MNELYGINLKSIFEAQGQNRWEIAQTSAKERIQKLKKLRDAVIKHQNEFYEAVWQDFHKPRFEAWLSEIFPTIEEIDYNIKHLKRWMRDKKANRVFFLPTSKSVLRYEPKGRVLIFVPWNYPFLLLVNPIISAIAAGNVIMAKPSHKTPHVSAFAVRLFKDLFPENEIALIEGEGAEIGDKLLELPFDHVFFTGSPKVGAHIAEMAAKHHASITLELGGKSPTILLPDVNVKKHIKQIAWGKTLNGGQTCIAPDYALCPEDKVQEFAEAFAEEIKRRFGDTEAKRHDCKDFVHIVDKRATERHAALIKDAIAKGANQVVGGVSDIENCYTPVTVLTNVTPDMEIMKSEIFGPIMPVIAYKTLDEAIAFIQSRPKPLALYIFGTNKRDINHVLNHTTSGSTCVNNTIIQIENLEVPFGGVGMSGTGNYHGFYGFKTFSHERNIMEQKGFDAVTFFHPPYGIVPGNLHSKIQSFAEKALRFLKSM; this comes from the coding sequence ATGAATGAATTATATGGGATCAATCTTAAAAGCATTTTCGAAGCGCAAGGGCAAAATCGCTGGGAAATAGCCCAGACATCAGCAAAAGAGCGTATTCAGAAATTGAAAAAGCTCCGCGATGCCGTTATAAAGCATCAAAATGAATTTTACGAAGCTGTTTGGCAGGATTTTCACAAGCCAAGATTCGAAGCTTGGCTTAGCGAAATATTCCCGACAATTGAAGAAATAGACTACAACATCAAGCATTTAAAAAGATGGATGCGAGATAAAAAAGCAAATCGAGTTTTTTTCTTGCCCACGTCCAAAAGCGTTCTCCGCTATGAACCCAAAGGACGCGTCCTCATTTTTGTGCCGTGGAACTATCCGTTTTTGCTGCTTGTAAATCCGATCATTTCGGCAATTGCCGCAGGCAATGTCATTATGGCGAAGCCATCGCACAAGACACCTCATGTCAGTGCTTTTGCAGTCCGGCTATTCAAGGACCTGTTCCCAGAAAATGAAATTGCACTTATCGAAGGCGAAGGGGCCGAAATTGGAGACAAGCTTCTAGAGCTTCCGTTTGACCACGTGTTCTTTACGGGCAGTCCAAAGGTCGGCGCCCATATTGCAGAAATGGCAGCCAAGCACCACGCCAGCATTACGCTTGAACTTGGCGGAAAGTCGCCCACAATTTTACTCCCCGACGTAAACGTCAAAAAGCACATCAAGCAAATTGCCTGGGGCAAGACGCTAAACGGCGGGCAAACCTGCATCGCGCCCGATTACGCTCTTTGCCCAGAAGACAAAGTTCAAGAATTTGCCGAAGCTTTTGCAGAAGAAATCAAACGCAGATTCGGCGACACCGAGGCCAAGCGCCACGATTGCAAAGACTTTGTACACATCGTAGACAAGCGGGCTACCGAACGTCACGCGGCCCTTATCAAGGATGCTATTGCCAAAGGGGCGAACCAAGTCGTCGGCGGAGTAAGCGATATCGAAAACTGCTACACGCCGGTCACCGTGCTCACAAACGTCACGCCCGACATGGAAATCATGAAGTCCGAAATTTTCGGACCGATTATGCCGGTTATCGCCTACAAGACTCTTGACGAAGCGATTGCATTTATCCAGAGTAGGCCAAAGCCACTCGCCCTGTACATCTTTGGTACAAACAAACGCGACATCAATCATGTTTTGAACCATACCACATCAGGATCCACTTGCGTGAACAATACCATTATCCAGATCGAGAATCTGGAAGTTCCCTTTGGCGGCGTGGGCATGAGCGGTACAGGCAACTACCACGGATTTTACGGATTCAAGACGTTTAGCCACGAACGCAATATTATGGAGCAAAAGGGATTTGACGCGGTGACATTTTTCCATCCGCCTTACGGAATTGTTCCGGGCAACTTGCATTCCAAAATTCAGAGTTTCGCCGAAAAAGCGTTGCGCTTTTTAAAATCAATGTAG
- a CDS encoding dUTP diphosphatase → MTAKTIKIQYLNESIPKLAYIGGKSDWIDLAAAETVTLKAGEFRLIHLGVAMKLPEGYEAHIAPRSSTFKNFGILQVNSVGVVDSSYCGANDWWKMPVYATRDVTIEKGSRIAQFRIMEIQPTLTFEECPLDGADRGGFGSTGI, encoded by the coding sequence ATGACCGCAAAGACTATAAAAATACAATATCTCAATGAATCGATTCCGAAACTCGCTTACATTGGTGGCAAATCGGACTGGATAGACCTTGCCGCCGCAGAAACGGTGACGCTCAAGGCGGGCGAATTCCGCCTGATTCATCTAGGTGTTGCAATGAAGTTGCCTGAAGGCTACGAGGCACATATCGCTCCGCGCAGTTCCACGTTTAAAAACTTTGGAATTTTACAGGTAAATTCTGTAGGCGTGGTCGATTCGAGCTACTGCGGTGCAAACGACTGGTGGAAAATGCCTGTTTACGCCACCCGCGACGTGACCATCGAGAAAGGGAGCCGCATTGCGCAGTTCCGCATCATGGAAATCCAGCCGACGCTCACCTTCGAGGAATGCCCGCTTGACGGCGCCGACCGCGGTGGTTTTGGAAGTACAGGAATTTAG